The following are encoded together in the Parabacteroides chongii genome:
- a CDS encoding shikimate kinase, producing MKRIFLIGYMGAGKTTVGKDLAKLMDLYFIDLDCYIEGRYHKTVGQIFAEKGEDAFRDIERRMLHEVAMFENVLISTGGGAPCFFDNMEFMNEMGTTVYLKVSVEELAKRLEVCKSTRPVLKGRSGDELVAFIAENLKKRTPHYMQASIVFDAEVMLTETDVHKISEALKEIV from the coding sequence ATGAAGCGTATTTTTCTGATAGGTTATATGGGAGCCGGAAAGACGACAGTCGGTAAAGACCTCGCCAAGCTGATGGACCTTTATTTTATTGACCTGGACTGTTACATCGAAGGCCGTTATCATAAAACGGTCGGACAGATATTTGCTGAAAAAGGGGAAGATGCATTCCGCGATATTGAACGGCGGATGCTGCATGAAGTGGCTATGTTTGAAAACGTACTGATCTCTACAGGTGGCGGCGCTCCCTGCTTTTTTGACAATATGGAGTTTATGAATGAAATGGGGACTACGGTCTATCTGAAAGTTTCGGTGGAAGAACTGGCTAAACGTCTTGAAGTTTGCAAATCGACCCGTCCCGTGCTGAAAGGACGCTCCGGCGACGAACTGGTTGCTTTTATTGCAGAAAACCTGAAGAAAAGAACTCCTCATTATATGCAAGCATCCATCGTATTTGATGCCGAAGTGATGTTGACGGAAACAGATGTGCACAAAATTTCGGAAGCATTGAAAGAAATAGTATAA
- a CDS encoding 2-oxoacid:ferredoxin oxidoreductase subunit beta: MTDIKFEPKDYKSDQYVRWCPGCGDHAVLNCLHKAMAEVGVAPHNMAVISGIGCSSRLPYYMNTYGFHTIHGRGAAIATGVKTARPDLSVWLITGDGDCLAIGGNHFIHAVRRNVDLNIVLFNNKIYGLTKGQYSPTSDRGFVSKSSPYGTVEDPFIPAELALGARGNFFARVIDVDLKNTTEVLAASARHKGASVTEVLVNCVIFNDGIHKSIVDKEYRADRTIFLRHGEKMIFGKEGNKGLVLDGLKLKAVTIGEDGYTMDDILVHDAHEKDNTLHLMLAMMSDDMPIALGVIRDVDAPVYDEAVHQQIEEVQAKNPTRKLKDFLMQGEVWEVK; the protein is encoded by the coding sequence ATGACAGATATAAAATTCGAACCGAAAGATTATAAGAGCGACCAGTATGTTCGCTGGTGTCCGGGTTGTGGAGACCATGCCGTATTGAACTGTTTGCACAAAGCAATGGCGGAAGTAGGAGTAGCTCCTCATAATATGGCCGTTATCTCGGGTATCGGGTGTTCTTCCCGTTTACCTTATTATATGAATACATACGGTTTCCATACCATCCACGGACGTGGTGCTGCGATTGCAACAGGTGTGAAAACTGCTCGTCCCGACTTGAGTGTCTGGCTGATCACGGGTGATGGCGACTGTCTGGCTATTGGCGGTAACCATTTTATCCATGCCGTACGCCGTAATGTCGACCTGAACATTGTCCTGTTCAATAATAAGATTTATGGTTTGACCAAGGGGCAGTATTCACCGACTTCCGACCGTGGATTCGTTTCCAAGAGTTCTCCTTACGGAACGGTGGAAGACCCGTTTATTCCGGCTGAACTGGCTTTGGGAGCACGCGGGAACTTCTTTGCCCGTGTGATCGATGTAGACTTGAAGAATACGACGGAAGTACTGGCTGCTTCTGCCCGTCATAAAGGGGCTTCCGTTACAGAAGTGCTGGTAAACTGTGTGATCTTCAACGACGGTATCCACAAAAGCATTGTCGATAAGGAATACCGTGCTGACCGTACGATCTTCCTGCGCCACGGCGAAAAGATGATCTTCGGTAAGGAAGGCAACAAAGGTCTTGTGTTGGACGGACTGAAGCTGAAAGCTGTTACGATCGGTGAGGACGGTTATACGATGGATGATATCCTGGTTCATGACGCTCACGAAAAAGACAATACGCTTCACCTGATGTTGGCGATGATGTCGGACGATATGCCGATTGCCCTGGGTGTGATCCGTGATGTGGACGCTCCGGTATACGATGAAGCCGTTCATCAGCAGATCGAAGAAGTGCAGGCGAAGAATCCTACCCGCAAGCTGAAAGATTTCTTGATGCAAGGGGAAGTTTGGGAAGTGAAATAA
- a CDS encoding viroplasmin family protein: MAKNKQYVVWKGLNPGVYDNWAECKMQVEGQEGAKYKSFETREEAFEAFEKGYTHYLKTASSSKAAASLAPKAPVGKPINESLAVDAACSGNPGDMEYRGVYTATGQEIFHIGPLKKGTNNVGEFLALVHGLALLKQKESSLPIYSDSRNAISWVKKKKCKTLLEREPVNEPIFDLIERAEKWLNNNTYTTTILKWETSEWGEIPADFGRK; this comes from the coding sequence ATGGCGAAGAATAAACAGTACGTAGTATGGAAAGGGCTGAACCCAGGTGTTTACGACAACTGGGCGGAGTGTAAAATGCAGGTAGAAGGACAGGAAGGAGCGAAATACAAATCGTTCGAGACCCGCGAAGAAGCTTTCGAGGCCTTTGAAAAAGGATATACGCATTACCTGAAAACGGCTTCGTCGTCGAAAGCCGCCGCCAGTCTGGCTCCCAAAGCGCCTGTCGGCAAGCCGATCAACGAAAGCCTGGCTGTCGATGCTGCCTGCAGCGGTAATCCGGGGGATATGGAATACCGGGGTGTTTACACGGCTACCGGACAGGAGATATTCCATATCGGTCCTCTGAAAAAAGGTACCAATAATGTAGGTGAGTTCCTGGCACTCGTGCACGGTCTGGCCTTGCTGAAACAGAAAGAGAGCAGCCTGCCTATCTATTCGGACAGCCGCAATGCGATTAGTTGGGTAAAAAAGAAGAAATGCAAGACGCTGCTGGAGCGGGAACCGGTCAATGAACCGATCTTCGATCTGATCGAACGTGCTGAAAAATGGCTGAACAACAATACATATACCACTACGATCCTGAAGTGGGAAACATCCGAATGGGGAGAGATCCCTGCCGATTTCGGGAGGAAATAA
- a CDS encoding nucleotide sugar dehydrogenase gives MDKMRIAIIGLGYVGLPLARLFATKYSVVGFDVKQERVSALSLGEDTTKEVSEESLKSVLSDHLPEEGETGLYFTSDPEDLASCNYYIVAVPTPVDTHHSPDLTPLYRASETVGKVLKKGDIVIYESTVCPGITEEECVPILAKTSGLKYNEDFFAGYSPERINPGDKEHTVEKIMKVTSGSTPETAAKVDALYRSVIVAGTFPVSSIRVAEASKVIENTQRDINIAFVNELSKIFHLLDIDTNEVLAAAETKWNFLPFKPGLVGGHCIGVDPYYLIRKAQDYGYHPGLILYGRRINDTMGEYIANRVVKCMIKKDVPVKKAEVLVLGFTFKENCPDVRNTKVGDVVRVLKDYGMNVSVYDPWARTEEVRNEYGLELSDSLSSGKKYDAIVLAVAHAVFGELDIPSLVKENHVVYDVKGCLNPAWVDDRL, from the coding sequence ATGGACAAAATGAGAATAGCAATTATCGGTCTCGGGTATGTAGGTTTGCCATTAGCGCGTTTGTTTGCTACTAAATATTCGGTTGTTGGCTTCGATGTGAAACAAGAACGGGTTTCAGCGTTGAGTTTAGGGGAAGATACCACAAAGGAGGTGTCGGAAGAGTCGTTGAAATCGGTTTTATCAGACCATTTGCCGGAAGAAGGGGAAACAGGACTTTATTTTACTTCTGATCCGGAAGATCTGGCTTCCTGTAATTATTATATAGTGGCTGTTCCTACGCCGGTCGATACGCATCATAGTCCGGATCTGACCCCTTTGTACCGTGCCAGTGAAACGGTTGGCAAGGTGTTGAAGAAAGGTGATATTGTTATCTATGAATCAACGGTTTGTCCGGGTATTACGGAAGAGGAATGTGTGCCGATTCTGGCAAAAACATCCGGACTGAAATATAATGAAGATTTCTTTGCCGGCTATTCTCCCGAACGCATCAATCCGGGAGATAAGGAGCATACGGTCGAGAAAATCATGAAAGTAACTTCGGGTTCTACCCCTGAAACAGCAGCGAAGGTAGATGCGCTATACCGTTCTGTGATCGTTGCCGGAACATTTCCGGTTTCAAGTATCCGTGTGGCAGAGGCTTCCAAAGTCATTGAAAATACGCAGAGGGATATAAATATCGCTTTTGTGAACGAACTGTCTAAAATATTTCATTTGCTGGACATAGATACGAATGAAGTGCTGGCTGCTGCTGAGACAAAATGGAATTTCCTTCCGTTTAAACCGGGGTTGGTCGGAGGACATTGTATTGGTGTCGATCCTTATTATCTGATTCGTAAGGCGCAGGATTATGGATATCATCCGGGTTTGATTTTGTATGGCCGTCGTATCAATGACACGATGGGTGAATATATTGCTAACCGGGTAGTGAAATGTATGATCAAAAAGGACGTCCCGGTTAAGAAAGCGGAAGTCCTGGTTCTCGGTTTTACCTTTAAGGAGAACTGTCCGGATGTCCGTAACACGAAAGTGGGAGATGTTGTCCGTGTGTTGAAAGACTATGGCATGAATGTCTCTGTCTACGATCCCTGGGCACGTACGGAAGAAGTTCGGAATGAATACGGGCTTGAGCTGTCTGATTCTTTGTCTTCCGGAAAGAAATACGATGCTATTGTGCTGGCAGTCGCTCATGCAGTCTTTGGGGAACTCGATATTCCGTCTCTTGTCAAAGAAAACCATGTCGTATATGACGTAAAAGGTTGTTTGAATCCGGCTTGGGTGGACGATCGTCTGTAA
- a CDS encoding DUF5672 family protein has product MDLVKVVIPIYKNTFSKMEMRSLTQAYEVLHSYPLVVIKPLSLDLSELQVEFPKLIVTSFDDNYFKGISGYNHLMLTSEFYERFLDSQYILIYQLDAFVFRDELADWCNKEYDYIGAPWLQKPVYRLPVISSIMSLIHQYQKSTGKPSKQDLYNKIGNGGLSLRKVDSHYRVTKKQADLIGFYLSKERYHLYNEDVFWATEADGFIYPEVKEALRFAFDKYPGYCYKLNNHQLPFGCHSWYKRKMKKFWKPIIQF; this is encoded by the coding sequence GTGGATTTAGTAAAAGTTGTCATACCCATTTATAAGAATACGTTTTCCAAAATGGAAATGCGTTCATTAACGCAGGCATACGAAGTTTTGCATTCTTATCCATTAGTTGTAATCAAACCTTTATCCCTGGACCTGTCTGAATTACAAGTTGAATTTCCGAAATTGATAGTAACCTCATTCGATGATAACTATTTCAAAGGAATCAGCGGTTACAACCATTTGATGCTCACATCCGAGTTTTATGAACGTTTTCTTGACAGCCAATACATACTGATTTATCAATTAGATGCGTTTGTCTTCCGCGACGAGCTGGCGGATTGGTGTAATAAAGAATATGATTATATCGGTGCTCCCTGGCTTCAAAAACCGGTCTACCGATTGCCGGTTATTTCATCCATTATGTCTTTAATACATCAGTACCAAAAATCAACAGGCAAACCATCCAAACAAGATTTATACAATAAAATAGGTAATGGTGGCCTATCTTTACGTAAAGTAGATAGCCATTACCGAGTTACTAAAAAACAAGCGGACCTAATAGGATTTTACCTATCGAAGGAACGATATCATCTTTATAATGAAGATGTATTCTGGGCAACTGAAGCAGACGGCTTTATTTATCCGGAAGTAAAAGAAGCCCTTCGCTTTGCTTTCGATAAATATCCGGGATATTGCTACAAATTAAACAACCATCAACTCCCCTTCGGATGTCATTCATGGTACAAAAGAAAAATGAAGAAGTTTTGGAAACCGATTATACAGTTTTGA
- a CDS encoding 2-oxoacid:acceptor oxidoreductase subunit alpha has translation MAEQTKVTTLEKVVIRFSGDSGDGMQLTGTIFSNLSAIFGNEISTFPDYPAEVRAPQGTLSGVSGFQVHLGSRKIFTPGDKADVLVAMNPAALKVNVKNIKPNAIVIIDTDSFKKSDLDKALFTTDDPFKELGLNSVQVVAAPISTMVKDGLAEFGLDNKSALRSKNMFALGLVCWLFDRPLEEAMHMLQNKFAKKPVIAQANIKALTDGYNYGHNIHASVSTYRIESKKAEPGFYTDVNGNKATSYGLIAAAEKAGLQLFLGSYPITPATDILHELSKRKDLGVITVQAEDEIAGICTAIGGSFAGCLAATSTSGPGLALKSEAIGLAVIAELPLVVIDVQRGGPSTGMPTKSEQTDLMQALYGRNGESPAVVVAASTPTDCFDAAYWAGKLAVEHMTPVILLTDAFIANGSSAWKLPDLDNYPAIQPNYVSNYHDEKPWKAYRRDKESHVRYWAIPGMEGFAHRLGGLEKDYETSAISTDPVNHQKMVTTRQAKIDKIADFIPEQEVIGDPDADLLLVGWGGTYGHLYEAMETMQEQGKKVALAHFKFISPLPKNTAEILSKYKKVVVAEQNNGQFANYLRGKVPGFNPYRFNRVKGQPFVVARLVEEFTKILEA, from the coding sequence ATGGCAGAACAAACAAAAGTAACAACGTTGGAAAAGGTTGTCATCCGTTTTTCGGGAGATTCCGGAGATGGTATGCAGTTAACCGGAACAATCTTTTCTAATCTGTCGGCTATCTTCGGAAATGAGATATCTACATTTCCCGATTATCCGGCGGAAGTACGTGCTCCTCAGGGAACACTGAGTGGTGTATCAGGATTTCAGGTGCATTTGGGATCACGTAAAATCTTTACTCCCGGCGATAAGGCGGATGTCCTGGTTGCTATGAACCCAGCCGCTTTAAAGGTGAACGTGAAGAATATCAAACCCAATGCAATAGTTATCATAGATACCGATTCATTCAAGAAGAGTGATCTGGACAAGGCTTTGTTTACAACTGACGATCCGTTCAAAGAACTGGGTCTGAACAGTGTACAGGTTGTTGCTGCCCCGATCTCTACCATGGTAAAAGACGGGTTGGCTGAGTTCGGGCTGGATAACAAATCGGCTCTCCGCTCAAAGAATATGTTTGCCCTGGGACTTGTTTGCTGGTTGTTCGACCGTCCTTTGGAAGAAGCCATGCATATGCTTCAGAATAAGTTCGCCAAAAAGCCGGTGATCGCACAGGCCAACATCAAGGCGTTGACAGACGGTTATAACTACGGTCATAATATCCATGCGTCGGTTTCTACTTATCGTATCGAAAGCAAGAAAGCCGAACCGGGATTCTATACAGACGTAAACGGAAACAAGGCTACTTCCTACGGGTTGATCGCTGCTGCGGAAAAGGCAGGCTTACAGCTCTTCCTGGGTAGTTATCCGATTACTCCGGCTACTGATATTTTGCATGAATTGTCTAAACGGAAAGATCTGGGTGTGATCACGGTACAGGCAGAAGATGAAATAGCCGGTATCTGTACGGCTATCGGCGGTAGCTTCGCTGGTTGCCTGGCTGCTACCTCTACTTCCGGTCCGGGACTGGCACTGAAGAGTGAAGCGATCGGTCTGGCTGTAATAGCTGAGTTGCCGTTGGTTGTCATCGACGTGCAGCGTGGCGGTCCTTCAACCGGTATGCCGACCAAGAGTGAACAGACTGACTTGATGCAGGCTTTGTATGGACGTAACGGTGAAAGTCCGGCTGTCGTAGTTGCCGCATCTACTCCGACAGACTGTTTCGATGCTGCTTACTGGGCTGGTAAACTGGCTGTAGAACATATGACTCCGGTAATCCTTCTGACAGATGCCTTTATCGCAAACGGCTCTTCTGCCTGGAAATTGCCTGATTTGGACAACTATCCGGCAATCCAGCCGAATTATGTTTCTAACTACCACGACGAAAAACCGTGGAAAGCCTATCGTCGTGATAAAGAAAGCCATGTCCGTTACTGGGCTATCCCTGGAATGGAAGGTTTCGCACATCGTTTGGGAGGTCTGGAAAAAGACTACGAAACGAGTGCTATCTCTACCGATCCGGTCAACCACCAGAAGATGGTTACTACCCGTCAGGCAAAGATCGACAAGATTGCCGACTTTATCCCTGAACAGGAAGTGATCGGTGATCCCGATGCCGACCTGTTGCTGGTAGGCTGGGGCGGAACATACGGTCATCTGTATGAAGCCATGGAAACGATGCAGGAACAAGGTAAGAAAGTGGCTCTGGCTCACTTCAAGTTCATCAGCCCGCTTCCGAAGAATACGGCAGAGATACTTTCCAAATATAAGAAAGTGGTTGTTGCCGAACAGAATAACGGACAGTTTGCCAACTATCTGCGTGGCAAAGTTCCCGGATTCAATCCGTACAGATTCAATCGCGTGAAAGGCCAGCCTTTCGTTGTTGCGAGATTAGTTGAGGAATTCACTAAAATATTGGAGGCGTAA
- a CDS encoding glycosyltransferase family 2 protein has translation MKISIVINTYNAEKYLERVLEAVKGFDEILICDMYSTDNTIPIAQKYNCTIIYHENTGYVEPARNYAIQSAKYPWVLVIDADEIVPPALKDFLYKRIQEENCPSGIRIPMKNYFMGRFMHCVYPSYLLRFVKKENTYWPSSIHSQPQIKGKIEVIPSNRKDLAFIHLANDSVSTNIRKTNQYTDNELDKRKNNKYPFWSLIGETTFRFFKLYILKGGFRDGKAGLTYCGLNAFYKFATIAKIWESRISENEIDPELK, from the coding sequence ATGAAAATCTCCATTGTCATAAATACTTATAATGCAGAAAAGTATCTCGAAAGAGTATTAGAAGCTGTAAAAGGATTCGACGAAATACTTATCTGTGATATGTATAGTACAGATAATACAATTCCAATTGCACAAAAATATAATTGCACAATCATCTATCACGAGAATACCGGATATGTTGAGCCTGCACGTAATTACGCCATACAATCTGCCAAATATCCTTGGGTATTGGTCATTGATGCAGACGAAATAGTTCCTCCCGCATTAAAAGATTTCTTATACAAACGGATTCAAGAAGAAAACTGTCCTTCCGGTATTCGCATCCCTATGAAAAATTATTTCATGGGACGCTTTATGCATTGTGTTTATCCAAGTTACTTGCTGCGTTTTGTAAAAAAGGAAAATACTTATTGGCCTTCTTCTATACATTCTCAGCCACAAATTAAAGGGAAAATAGAAGTCATCCCTTCAAATAGAAAAGACCTGGCTTTTATACACCTGGCAAATGATTCTGTTTCAACAAATATACGAAAAACCAACCAATATACTGACAATGAATTGGATAAGCGCAAAAACAATAAATATCCTTTTTGGTCATTAATCGGAGAAACGACTTTTCGCTTTTTCAAACTTTATATATTAAAAGGTGGTTTTCGAGATGGCAAAGCAGGATTAACTTATTGCGGATTAAATGCATTTTATAAATTTGCAACTATTGCCAAAATATGGGAATCCAGAATTTCTGAAAACGAGATAGACCCGGAATTAAAATAA
- a CDS encoding alanine dehydrogenase codes for MEATGGRQPQGAYITQELLKELNKIGNRLLIGVPCERKEGEKRLALTPEAVDMLTDRGHHVLVESGAGLGINYSDNHYSEAGAEIVTTPAEVFQADIILKILPPLPQEILLMKPRSTVFSMVQLNLFSQEAFELMMAKRITAIAYELMSDDQRRCPVLNVISEIEGTASITIASELLSNTQGGKGILLGGIPGVSPTEIVIVGAGNAGTVAARAALALGASVKVFDDDINKLRTIQQVLGQGLFTSNFHPNVLHNAFRTADVVIGAMRYINTRYRYVIAEELVRTMKRGSLVIDLRISQGGCFETTCCLANSDPSVFEQYGVLHYCIPNISNRVARTTSMAFSNIFVPIFLSLGDAGTVQNMIKTDDGFRSGVYMYCGKPVNSYVSNHFNLSSNNLDLYLSAF; via the coding sequence ATGGAAGCAACAGGAGGCAGACAACCCCAGGGTGCATATATCACCCAGGAGTTGTTGAAGGAATTGAACAAGATAGGAAATCGTTTACTGATTGGTGTCCCTTGTGAGCGGAAAGAAGGGGAAAAGCGTCTGGCGCTTACTCCCGAGGCTGTTGACATGCTGACCGACCGCGGGCATCACGTATTGGTGGAGTCGGGTGCCGGTCTGGGGATCAATTACTCTGACAATCATTACTCTGAGGCCGGTGCCGAGATCGTAACTACTCCGGCTGAAGTCTTCCAGGCGGATATCATCCTGAAGATACTTCCTCCGTTACCGCAGGAAATCTTGCTGATGAAGCCCCGTTCGACCGTTTTTTCCATGGTGCAGCTGAATCTTTTCTCGCAGGAGGCGTTTGAGCTGATGATGGCGAAACGAATTACAGCCATTGCCTATGAACTGATGTCGGACGATCAGCGCAGGTGTCCTGTCCTGAATGTTATTTCAGAGATAGAAGGGACTGCTTCCATTACCATTGCTTCCGAATTGCTGAGTAATACCCAGGGAGGGAAAGGAATCCTGTTGGGAGGCATCCCCGGTGTATCGCCTACCGAAATCGTGATCGTGGGAGCCGGAAATGCCGGAACGGTTGCCGCCCGTGCTGCTTTGGCACTGGGTGCTTCAGTCAAGGTGTTCGACGACGATATCAATAAACTGCGTACCATCCAGCAAGTTTTGGGACAGGGATTGTTTACTTCCAATTTTCACCCGAACGTACTGCATAATGCTTTCCGTACCGCCGATGTCGTGATCGGGGCGATGCGTTATATCAATACGCGTTACCGGTATGTGATCGCAGAGGAACTGGTGCGGACCATGAAGCGAGGATCGCTGGTGATCGACCTGCGTATCAGCCAAGGCGGTTGTTTTGAAACGACTTGCTGCCTGGCAAACTCCGATCCGAGCGTGTTCGAACAATACGGTGTATTGCATTATTGTATACCTAATATAAGTAACCGGGTGGCACGAACCACTTCGATGGCTTTTAGTAATATATTCGTCCCGATCTTCCTTTCTTTGGGAGATGCCGGAACAGTCCAAAATATGATAAAGACCGATGATGGCTTTCGTTCAGGAGTTTACATGTATTGTGGGAAACCTGTAAACAGTTATGTGTCTAATCATTTTAATTTATCATCGAATAATCTGGATCTATATCTATCTGCTTTTTAA